One window from the genome of Poecilia reticulata strain Guanapo linkage group LG9, Guppy_female_1.0+MT, whole genome shotgun sequence encodes:
- the sorbs3 gene encoding vinexin isoform X3 translates to MQTQQSAEVVGHPNGSQSYLSGKPDISSSQHILTSPEHVVVISPGLPTPPLSLFCSTGLTSGAVKEPELNGGGPVTPSFGSYYGPAQSQGELSNGVQGSSTLPHSWVPNNEGRLIKFSGIGPVDETGMPIASRSSVNKPRDWYRSMFRQIHKKPEEQEDSERWSPERLQSSAEREKIIEEDKNLFRLTPYGSLPDWSEDVDKLSDPGKQQPQPKSIFDFEPDRSSASVSNSQVHLSQKRQPEKPTSPSIEASLQSELSQFEAELDSEIQGLERTLSQKKQRRGRGEEATGRDPLAAPKAVTTNHSNLLASKQPIQRSGGLPSTSAPAHVGRLSAANESMEPSSKKEEKKMKAARVKFDFQAQSSRELMLQKGDIVYIHRQVDANWFEGEHHGRAGIFPTSYVEVLPPTEKPTPIKSPTLQVLEYGEALALYNFNADLPVELSFRKGEVICITRQVDDKWLEGRISGTNRSGIFPANYVQVNKMPRTKYSTDDFSAGPMSPGPQSPGRPLHSPSPRSPLIPFTPPSFSPKLEHSPLKPSSPVQYGGPGSQSRSPNQTLSHHRLPHGTPSTPSPTNQNSNPVAAHSTFRAVSPSSQSSAPVHRAAAPSVSTPRYTGPSQGAIPSLYAPSIAHVNSESNPGSIMGQRQPYKAVYNYKPQNADELELREGDIVQVMEKCDDGWFVDFLSDV, encoded by the exons CTGTTTTGCTCCACAGGACTGACATCTGGCGCTGTGAAG GAGCCAGAGCTTAATGGAGGAGGTCCAGTGACTCCGAGCTTCGGATCGTACTACGGACCTGCACAGTCGCAAG GTGAACTGTCCAATGGAGTCCAGGGCTCTTCCACTTTGCCGCACAGCTGGGTGCCAAATAACGAGGGGAGGCTTATTAAGTTCTCAGGAATCGGTCCGGTGGATGAGACCGGGATGCCCATCGCGTCCAGATCG AGCGTGAACAAGCCCAGAGACTGGTACAGGAGCATGTTCAGACAGATTCACAAGAAGCCTGAGG AACAAGAGGACTCAGAGCGGTGGTCACCAGAAC GGCTCCAGTcatctgcagagagagaaaaaatcaTAGAAGAAGACAAGAATCTCTTTAGACTGACGCCTTACGGGTCCCTGCCTGATTG GAGCGAAGATGTAGATAAGCTGTCTGACCCTGGAAAGCAACAACCTCAACCCAAGAGCATATTCGACTTTGAGCCTGACAGGAGCTCCGCTTCAGTGAGTAACAGCCAG GTTCATTTGTCCCAGAAGAGACAGCCTGAGAAACCAACATCCCCTTCCATTGAG GCCAGTCTGCAGTCTGAGCTGAGCCAGTTCGAAGCTGAGCTGGACTCGGAGATTCAGGGTCTGGAGAGGACACTTTCTCAGAAGAAGCAGCGTCGAGGCCGGGGTGAG GAGGCCACAGGTAGGGATCCACTAGCTGCTCCAAAGGCTGTCACCACCAACCACAG caACCTGTTAGCATCTAAGCAACCTATTCAGCGCTCTGGTGGCTTACCATCAACTTCTGCTCCTGCacatg TAGGACGTCTCTCTGCTGCAAATGAAAGTATGGAGCCTTCAtcaaaaaaagaggagaaaaag ATGAAAGCTGCAAGAGTCAAGTTTGATTTCCAGGCTCAGTCATCCAG ggagctcATGCTGCAGAAAGGCGACATTGTTTACATCCACAGGCAGGTAGACGCCAACTGGTTTGAAGGGGAGCATCATGGGAGAGCTGGCATTTTCCCAACTTCTTATGTGGAG GTTCTACCTCCCACAGAGAAGCCGACACCAATCAAGTCTCCTACTCTCCAGGTGTTGGAGTATGGAGAAGCTCTAGCTCTATATAATTTCAATGCTGACCTTCCTGTTGAGCTTTCCTTTCGCAAA GGCGAGGTGATCTGCATAACCAGGCAAGTTGACGATAAGTGGTTGGAGGGCAGGATCTCTGGAACGAACCGTAGCGGCATCTTCCCGGCCAATTACGTCCAGGTCAACAAGATGCCCCGCACCAAATACTCCACGGATGATTTCTCAGCGGGCCCCATGTCTCCTGGACCGCAGAGTCCGGGGCGTCCGCTCCACTCCCCGTCCCCGCGGTCACCACTGATTCCCTTCACGCCCCCTTCTTTCAGTCCCAAACTTGAGCACTCCCCTCTGAAACCGTCGTCACCTGTCCAGTACGGCGGCCCGGGCTCACAGTCACGCTCCCCCAACCAGACACTGTCACACCATCGACTTCCCCACGGCACCCCGAGTACGCCTTCTCCCACCAACCAGAACAGCAACCCGGTTGCAGCACACTCTACCTTTAGAGCAGTTTCACCTTCTTCTCAGTCTTCAGCGCCCGTgcacagagcagcagctccttcagtgaGCACTCCCAGATACACTGGTCCCTCACAG GGTGCAATACCAAGCCTGTACGCTCCCTCGATTGCGCATGTCAACTCTGAGAGCAATCCTGGTTCAATAATGGGGCAACGTCAACC GTATAAAGCTGTTTACAACTACAAACCCCAGAATGCAGACGAGCTGGAGCTCAGAGAAGGGGACATTGTGCAAGTGATGGAAAAATGTGATGATGGCTGGTTTGTAG attttctttcagatgTCTGA
- the sorbs3 gene encoding vinexin isoform X6, which yields MQTQQSAEVVGHPNGSQSYLSGKPDISSSQHILTSPEHVVVISPGLPTPPLSLFCSTGLTSGAVKEPELNGGGPVTPSFGSYYGPAQSQGELSNGVQGSSTLPHSWVPNNEGRLIKFSGIGPVDETGMPIASRSSVNKPRDWYRSMFRQIHKKPEEQEDSERWSPERLQSSAEREKIIEEDKNLFRLTPYGSLPDWSEDVDKLSDPGKQQPQPKSIFDFEPDRSSASVSNSQVHLSQKRQPEKPTSPSIEASLQSELSQFEAELDSEIQGLERTLSQKKQRRGRGEEATGRDPLAAPKAVTTNHSNLLASKQPIQRSGGLPSTSAPAHVGRLSAANESMEPSSKKEEKKMKAARVKFDFQAQSSRELMLQKGDIVYIHRQVDANWFEGEHHGRAGIFPTSYVEVLPPTEKPTPIKSPTLQVLEYGEALALYNFNADLPVELSFRKGEVICITRQVDDKWLEGRISGTNRSGIFPANYVQGAIPSLYAPSIAHVNSESNPGSIMGQRQPYKAVYNYKPQNADELELREGDIVQVMEKCDDGWFVGTSERTHTFGTFPGNYVTPV from the exons CTGTTTTGCTCCACAGGACTGACATCTGGCGCTGTGAAG GAGCCAGAGCTTAATGGAGGAGGTCCAGTGACTCCGAGCTTCGGATCGTACTACGGACCTGCACAGTCGCAAG GTGAACTGTCCAATGGAGTCCAGGGCTCTTCCACTTTGCCGCACAGCTGGGTGCCAAATAACGAGGGGAGGCTTATTAAGTTCTCAGGAATCGGTCCGGTGGATGAGACCGGGATGCCCATCGCGTCCAGATCG AGCGTGAACAAGCCCAGAGACTGGTACAGGAGCATGTTCAGACAGATTCACAAGAAGCCTGAGG AACAAGAGGACTCAGAGCGGTGGTCACCAGAAC GGCTCCAGTcatctgcagagagagaaaaaatcaTAGAAGAAGACAAGAATCTCTTTAGACTGACGCCTTACGGGTCCCTGCCTGATTG GAGCGAAGATGTAGATAAGCTGTCTGACCCTGGAAAGCAACAACCTCAACCCAAGAGCATATTCGACTTTGAGCCTGACAGGAGCTCCGCTTCAGTGAGTAACAGCCAG GTTCATTTGTCCCAGAAGAGACAGCCTGAGAAACCAACATCCCCTTCCATTGAG GCCAGTCTGCAGTCTGAGCTGAGCCAGTTCGAAGCTGAGCTGGACTCGGAGATTCAGGGTCTGGAGAGGACACTTTCTCAGAAGAAGCAGCGTCGAGGCCGGGGTGAG GAGGCCACAGGTAGGGATCCACTAGCTGCTCCAAAGGCTGTCACCACCAACCACAG caACCTGTTAGCATCTAAGCAACCTATTCAGCGCTCTGGTGGCTTACCATCAACTTCTGCTCCTGCacatg TAGGACGTCTCTCTGCTGCAAATGAAAGTATGGAGCCTTCAtcaaaaaaagaggagaaaaag ATGAAAGCTGCAAGAGTCAAGTTTGATTTCCAGGCTCAGTCATCCAG ggagctcATGCTGCAGAAAGGCGACATTGTTTACATCCACAGGCAGGTAGACGCCAACTGGTTTGAAGGGGAGCATCATGGGAGAGCTGGCATTTTCCCAACTTCTTATGTGGAG GTTCTACCTCCCACAGAGAAGCCGACACCAATCAAGTCTCCTACTCTCCAGGTGTTGGAGTATGGAGAAGCTCTAGCTCTATATAATTTCAATGCTGACCTTCCTGTTGAGCTTTCCTTTCGCAAA GGCGAGGTGATCTGCATAACCAGGCAAGTTGACGATAAGTGGTTGGAGGGCAGGATCTCTGGAACGAACCGTAGCGGCATCTTCCCGGCCAATTACGTCCAG GGTGCAATACCAAGCCTGTACGCTCCCTCGATTGCGCATGTCAACTCTGAGAGCAATCCTGGTTCAATAATGGGGCAACGTCAACC GTATAAAGCTGTTTACAACTACAAACCCCAGAATGCAGACGAGCTGGAGCTCAGAGAAGGGGACATTGTGCAAGTGATGGAAAAATGTGATGATGGCTGGTTTGTAG GTACGTCAGAACGGACTCATACTTTTGGGACTTTTCCTGGGAATTACGTGACACCAGTCTGA
- the sorbs3 gene encoding vinexin isoform X1, whose protein sequence is MQTQQSAEVVGHPNGSQSYLSGKPDISSSQHILTSPEHVVVISPGLPTPPLSLFCSTGLTSGAVKEPELNGGGPVTPSFGSYYGPAQSQGELSNGVQGSSTLPHSWVPNNEGRLIKFSGIGPVDETGMPIASRSSVNKPRDWYRSMFRQIHKKPEEQEDSERWSPERLQSSAEREKIIEEDKNLFRLTPYGSLPDWSEDVDKLSDPGKQQPQPKSIFDFEPDRSSASVSNSQVHLSQKRQPEKPTSPSIEASLQSELSQFEAELDSEIQGLERTLSQKKQRRGRGEEATGRDPLAAPKAVTTNHSNLLASKQPIQRSGGLPSTSAPAHVGRLSAANESMEPSSKKEEKKMKAARVKFDFQAQSSRELMLQKGDIVYIHRQVDANWFEGEHHGRAGIFPTSYVEVLPPTEKPTPIKSPTLQVLEYGEALALYNFNADLPVELSFRKGEVICITRQVDDKWLEGRISGTNRSGIFPANYVQVNKMPRTKYSTDDFSAGPMSPGPQSPGRPLHSPSPRSPLIPFTPPSFSPKLEHSPLKPSSPVQYGGPGSQSRSPNQTLSHHRLPHGTPSTPSPTNQNSNPVAAHSTFRAVSPSSQSSAPVHRAAAPSVSTPRYTGPSQGAIPSLYAPSIAHVNSESNPGSIMGQRQPYKAVYNYKPQNADELELREGDIVQVMEKCDDGWFVGTSERTHTFGTFPGNYVTPV, encoded by the exons CTGTTTTGCTCCACAGGACTGACATCTGGCGCTGTGAAG GAGCCAGAGCTTAATGGAGGAGGTCCAGTGACTCCGAGCTTCGGATCGTACTACGGACCTGCACAGTCGCAAG GTGAACTGTCCAATGGAGTCCAGGGCTCTTCCACTTTGCCGCACAGCTGGGTGCCAAATAACGAGGGGAGGCTTATTAAGTTCTCAGGAATCGGTCCGGTGGATGAGACCGGGATGCCCATCGCGTCCAGATCG AGCGTGAACAAGCCCAGAGACTGGTACAGGAGCATGTTCAGACAGATTCACAAGAAGCCTGAGG AACAAGAGGACTCAGAGCGGTGGTCACCAGAAC GGCTCCAGTcatctgcagagagagaaaaaatcaTAGAAGAAGACAAGAATCTCTTTAGACTGACGCCTTACGGGTCCCTGCCTGATTG GAGCGAAGATGTAGATAAGCTGTCTGACCCTGGAAAGCAACAACCTCAACCCAAGAGCATATTCGACTTTGAGCCTGACAGGAGCTCCGCTTCAGTGAGTAACAGCCAG GTTCATTTGTCCCAGAAGAGACAGCCTGAGAAACCAACATCCCCTTCCATTGAG GCCAGTCTGCAGTCTGAGCTGAGCCAGTTCGAAGCTGAGCTGGACTCGGAGATTCAGGGTCTGGAGAGGACACTTTCTCAGAAGAAGCAGCGTCGAGGCCGGGGTGAG GAGGCCACAGGTAGGGATCCACTAGCTGCTCCAAAGGCTGTCACCACCAACCACAG caACCTGTTAGCATCTAAGCAACCTATTCAGCGCTCTGGTGGCTTACCATCAACTTCTGCTCCTGCacatg TAGGACGTCTCTCTGCTGCAAATGAAAGTATGGAGCCTTCAtcaaaaaaagaggagaaaaag ATGAAAGCTGCAAGAGTCAAGTTTGATTTCCAGGCTCAGTCATCCAG ggagctcATGCTGCAGAAAGGCGACATTGTTTACATCCACAGGCAGGTAGACGCCAACTGGTTTGAAGGGGAGCATCATGGGAGAGCTGGCATTTTCCCAACTTCTTATGTGGAG GTTCTACCTCCCACAGAGAAGCCGACACCAATCAAGTCTCCTACTCTCCAGGTGTTGGAGTATGGAGAAGCTCTAGCTCTATATAATTTCAATGCTGACCTTCCTGTTGAGCTTTCCTTTCGCAAA GGCGAGGTGATCTGCATAACCAGGCAAGTTGACGATAAGTGGTTGGAGGGCAGGATCTCTGGAACGAACCGTAGCGGCATCTTCCCGGCCAATTACGTCCAGGTCAACAAGATGCCCCGCACCAAATACTCCACGGATGATTTCTCAGCGGGCCCCATGTCTCCTGGACCGCAGAGTCCGGGGCGTCCGCTCCACTCCCCGTCCCCGCGGTCACCACTGATTCCCTTCACGCCCCCTTCTTTCAGTCCCAAACTTGAGCACTCCCCTCTGAAACCGTCGTCACCTGTCCAGTACGGCGGCCCGGGCTCACAGTCACGCTCCCCCAACCAGACACTGTCACACCATCGACTTCCCCACGGCACCCCGAGTACGCCTTCTCCCACCAACCAGAACAGCAACCCGGTTGCAGCACACTCTACCTTTAGAGCAGTTTCACCTTCTTCTCAGTCTTCAGCGCCCGTgcacagagcagcagctccttcagtgaGCACTCCCAGATACACTGGTCCCTCACAG GGTGCAATACCAAGCCTGTACGCTCCCTCGATTGCGCATGTCAACTCTGAGAGCAATCCTGGTTCAATAATGGGGCAACGTCAACC GTATAAAGCTGTTTACAACTACAAACCCCAGAATGCAGACGAGCTGGAGCTCAGAGAAGGGGACATTGTGCAAGTGATGGAAAAATGTGATGATGGCTGGTTTGTAG GTACGTCAGAACGGACTCATACTTTTGGGACTTTTCCTGGGAATTACGTGACACCAGTCTGA
- the sorbs3 gene encoding vinexin isoform X2 has translation MQTQQSAEVVGHPNGSQSYLSGKPDISSSQHILTSPEHVVVISPGLPTPPLSLFCSTGLTSGAVKEPELNGGGPVTPSFGSYYGPAQSQGELSNGVQGSSTLPHSWVPNNEGRLIKFSGIGPVDETGMPIASRSSVNKPRDWYRSMFRQIHKKPEEQEDSERWSPERLQSSAEREKIIEEDKNLFRLTPYGSLPDWSEDVDKLSDPGKQQPQPKSIFDFEPDRSSASVSNSQVHLSQKRQPEKPTSPSIEASLQSELSQFEAELDSEIQGLERTLSQKKQRRGRGEEATGRDPLAAPKAVTTNHSNLLASKQPIQRSGGLPSTSAPAHGRLSAANESMEPSSKKEEKKMKAARVKFDFQAQSSRELMLQKGDIVYIHRQVDANWFEGEHHGRAGIFPTSYVEVLPPTEKPTPIKSPTLQVLEYGEALALYNFNADLPVELSFRKGEVICITRQVDDKWLEGRISGTNRSGIFPANYVQVNKMPRTKYSTDDFSAGPMSPGPQSPGRPLHSPSPRSPLIPFTPPSFSPKLEHSPLKPSSPVQYGGPGSQSRSPNQTLSHHRLPHGTPSTPSPTNQNSNPVAAHSTFRAVSPSSQSSAPVHRAAAPSVSTPRYTGPSQGAIPSLYAPSIAHVNSESNPGSIMGQRQPYKAVYNYKPQNADELELREGDIVQVMEKCDDGWFVGTSERTHTFGTFPGNYVTPV, from the exons CTGTTTTGCTCCACAGGACTGACATCTGGCGCTGTGAAG GAGCCAGAGCTTAATGGAGGAGGTCCAGTGACTCCGAGCTTCGGATCGTACTACGGACCTGCACAGTCGCAAG GTGAACTGTCCAATGGAGTCCAGGGCTCTTCCACTTTGCCGCACAGCTGGGTGCCAAATAACGAGGGGAGGCTTATTAAGTTCTCAGGAATCGGTCCGGTGGATGAGACCGGGATGCCCATCGCGTCCAGATCG AGCGTGAACAAGCCCAGAGACTGGTACAGGAGCATGTTCAGACAGATTCACAAGAAGCCTGAGG AACAAGAGGACTCAGAGCGGTGGTCACCAGAAC GGCTCCAGTcatctgcagagagagaaaaaatcaTAGAAGAAGACAAGAATCTCTTTAGACTGACGCCTTACGGGTCCCTGCCTGATTG GAGCGAAGATGTAGATAAGCTGTCTGACCCTGGAAAGCAACAACCTCAACCCAAGAGCATATTCGACTTTGAGCCTGACAGGAGCTCCGCTTCAGTGAGTAACAGCCAG GTTCATTTGTCCCAGAAGAGACAGCCTGAGAAACCAACATCCCCTTCCATTGAG GCCAGTCTGCAGTCTGAGCTGAGCCAGTTCGAAGCTGAGCTGGACTCGGAGATTCAGGGTCTGGAGAGGACACTTTCTCAGAAGAAGCAGCGTCGAGGCCGGGGTGAG GAGGCCACAGGTAGGGATCCACTAGCTGCTCCAAAGGCTGTCACCACCAACCACAG caACCTGTTAGCATCTAAGCAACCTATTCAGCGCTCTGGTGGCTTACCATCAACTTCTGCTCCTGCacatg GACGTCTCTCTGCTGCAAATGAAAGTATGGAGCCTTCAtcaaaaaaagaggagaaaaag ATGAAAGCTGCAAGAGTCAAGTTTGATTTCCAGGCTCAGTCATCCAG ggagctcATGCTGCAGAAAGGCGACATTGTTTACATCCACAGGCAGGTAGACGCCAACTGGTTTGAAGGGGAGCATCATGGGAGAGCTGGCATTTTCCCAACTTCTTATGTGGAG GTTCTACCTCCCACAGAGAAGCCGACACCAATCAAGTCTCCTACTCTCCAGGTGTTGGAGTATGGAGAAGCTCTAGCTCTATATAATTTCAATGCTGACCTTCCTGTTGAGCTTTCCTTTCGCAAA GGCGAGGTGATCTGCATAACCAGGCAAGTTGACGATAAGTGGTTGGAGGGCAGGATCTCTGGAACGAACCGTAGCGGCATCTTCCCGGCCAATTACGTCCAGGTCAACAAGATGCCCCGCACCAAATACTCCACGGATGATTTCTCAGCGGGCCCCATGTCTCCTGGACCGCAGAGTCCGGGGCGTCCGCTCCACTCCCCGTCCCCGCGGTCACCACTGATTCCCTTCACGCCCCCTTCTTTCAGTCCCAAACTTGAGCACTCCCCTCTGAAACCGTCGTCACCTGTCCAGTACGGCGGCCCGGGCTCACAGTCACGCTCCCCCAACCAGACACTGTCACACCATCGACTTCCCCACGGCACCCCGAGTACGCCTTCTCCCACCAACCAGAACAGCAACCCGGTTGCAGCACACTCTACCTTTAGAGCAGTTTCACCTTCTTCTCAGTCTTCAGCGCCCGTgcacagagcagcagctccttcagtgaGCACTCCCAGATACACTGGTCCCTCACAG GGTGCAATACCAAGCCTGTACGCTCCCTCGATTGCGCATGTCAACTCTGAGAGCAATCCTGGTTCAATAATGGGGCAACGTCAACC GTATAAAGCTGTTTACAACTACAAACCCCAGAATGCAGACGAGCTGGAGCTCAGAGAAGGGGACATTGTGCAAGTGATGGAAAAATGTGATGATGGCTGGTTTGTAG GTACGTCAGAACGGACTCATACTTTTGGGACTTTTCCTGGGAATTACGTGACACCAGTCTGA
- the sorbs3 gene encoding vinexin isoform X4 → MQTQQSAEVVGHPNGSQSYLSGKPDISSSQHILTSPEHVVVISPGLPTPPLSLFCSTGLTSGAVKEPELNGGGPVTPSFGSYYGPAQSQGELSNGVQGSSTLPHSWVPNNEGRLIKFSGIGPVDETGMPIASRSSVNKPRDWYRSMFRQIHKKPEEQEDSERWSPERLQSSAEREKIIEEDKNLFRLTPYGSLPDWSEDVDKLSDPGKQQPQPKSIFDFEPDRSSASVSNSQVHLSQKRQPEKPTSPSIEEATGRDPLAAPKAVTTNHSNLLASKQPIQRSGGLPSTSAPAHVGRLSAANESMEPSSKKEEKKMKAARVKFDFQAQSSRELMLQKGDIVYIHRQVDANWFEGEHHGRAGIFPTSYVEVLPPTEKPTPIKSPTLQVLEYGEALALYNFNADLPVELSFRKGEVICITRQVDDKWLEGRISGTNRSGIFPANYVQVNKMPRTKYSTDDFSAGPMSPGPQSPGRPLHSPSPRSPLIPFTPPSFSPKLEHSPLKPSSPVQYGGPGSQSRSPNQTLSHHRLPHGTPSTPSPTNQNSNPVAAHSTFRAVSPSSQSSAPVHRAAAPSVSTPRYTGPSQGAIPSLYAPSIAHVNSESNPGSIMGQRQPYKAVYNYKPQNADELELREGDIVQVMEKCDDGWFVGTSERTHTFGTFPGNYVTPV, encoded by the exons CTGTTTTGCTCCACAGGACTGACATCTGGCGCTGTGAAG GAGCCAGAGCTTAATGGAGGAGGTCCAGTGACTCCGAGCTTCGGATCGTACTACGGACCTGCACAGTCGCAAG GTGAACTGTCCAATGGAGTCCAGGGCTCTTCCACTTTGCCGCACAGCTGGGTGCCAAATAACGAGGGGAGGCTTATTAAGTTCTCAGGAATCGGTCCGGTGGATGAGACCGGGATGCCCATCGCGTCCAGATCG AGCGTGAACAAGCCCAGAGACTGGTACAGGAGCATGTTCAGACAGATTCACAAGAAGCCTGAGG AACAAGAGGACTCAGAGCGGTGGTCACCAGAAC GGCTCCAGTcatctgcagagagagaaaaaatcaTAGAAGAAGACAAGAATCTCTTTAGACTGACGCCTTACGGGTCCCTGCCTGATTG GAGCGAAGATGTAGATAAGCTGTCTGACCCTGGAAAGCAACAACCTCAACCCAAGAGCATATTCGACTTTGAGCCTGACAGGAGCTCCGCTTCAGTGAGTAACAGCCAG GTTCATTTGTCCCAGAAGAGACAGCCTGAGAAACCAACATCCCCTTCCATTGAG GAGGCCACAGGTAGGGATCCACTAGCTGCTCCAAAGGCTGTCACCACCAACCACAG caACCTGTTAGCATCTAAGCAACCTATTCAGCGCTCTGGTGGCTTACCATCAACTTCTGCTCCTGCacatg TAGGACGTCTCTCTGCTGCAAATGAAAGTATGGAGCCTTCAtcaaaaaaagaggagaaaaag ATGAAAGCTGCAAGAGTCAAGTTTGATTTCCAGGCTCAGTCATCCAG ggagctcATGCTGCAGAAAGGCGACATTGTTTACATCCACAGGCAGGTAGACGCCAACTGGTTTGAAGGGGAGCATCATGGGAGAGCTGGCATTTTCCCAACTTCTTATGTGGAG GTTCTACCTCCCACAGAGAAGCCGACACCAATCAAGTCTCCTACTCTCCAGGTGTTGGAGTATGGAGAAGCTCTAGCTCTATATAATTTCAATGCTGACCTTCCTGTTGAGCTTTCCTTTCGCAAA GGCGAGGTGATCTGCATAACCAGGCAAGTTGACGATAAGTGGTTGGAGGGCAGGATCTCTGGAACGAACCGTAGCGGCATCTTCCCGGCCAATTACGTCCAGGTCAACAAGATGCCCCGCACCAAATACTCCACGGATGATTTCTCAGCGGGCCCCATGTCTCCTGGACCGCAGAGTCCGGGGCGTCCGCTCCACTCCCCGTCCCCGCGGTCACCACTGATTCCCTTCACGCCCCCTTCTTTCAGTCCCAAACTTGAGCACTCCCCTCTGAAACCGTCGTCACCTGTCCAGTACGGCGGCCCGGGCTCACAGTCACGCTCCCCCAACCAGACACTGTCACACCATCGACTTCCCCACGGCACCCCGAGTACGCCTTCTCCCACCAACCAGAACAGCAACCCGGTTGCAGCACACTCTACCTTTAGAGCAGTTTCACCTTCTTCTCAGTCTTCAGCGCCCGTgcacagagcagcagctccttcagtgaGCACTCCCAGATACACTGGTCCCTCACAG GGTGCAATACCAAGCCTGTACGCTCCCTCGATTGCGCATGTCAACTCTGAGAGCAATCCTGGTTCAATAATGGGGCAACGTCAACC GTATAAAGCTGTTTACAACTACAAACCCCAGAATGCAGACGAGCTGGAGCTCAGAGAAGGGGACATTGTGCAAGTGATGGAAAAATGTGATGATGGCTGGTTTGTAG GTACGTCAGAACGGACTCATACTTTTGGGACTTTTCCTGGGAATTACGTGACACCAGTCTGA